The following DNA comes from Leptospira saintgironsiae.
TCAGACCTTCTATCTTGATCCCATGCTCGATTCCTTTTTTCATTTGCTCACGGGCTCTTTGGTCCATATAACTCATCGCTGGACGTACCGGTTTCAGATCTTTATCAACTAAGACAAGACCTTGCATTTGAGAACAGAAGGAGATCCCACGAATTTCTGCAGAATCTAATTTGCTTTCTTTTAAGACCTGGGCGGTGGTATCTCTCATAGAATTCCACCAATCTTGGGGATCCTGCTCTACTCCTCCGCCTTCTAAAAGTGTGAGTCCGTATTCTTGGGTTGCAGAATTAATTAGAGTAAGCCTATCACCTATTTCAAATAGGCAAGTTTTGGTCCCGGTAGTTCCTATATCGTAAGCCAAAACGTAGACTTTTGATTTCATGCAGCAGATCCTCCGGAACCCAGTCATCGAAAAGCTCGATGAGTGAGCACTCACTCATCAGGAGATTGAAAAGCCCCTCAAAAAGGGCAATCCTTTTTTCTAAAATGAGAAGGCGGTTATATGCGATTGTCTTTTCGTGTCAATAGAATCGCGACAGCGATGCGCGGGCTAAAAATTATCTGCCTATAATCCCTTCCGCTTCTGGTTTGAATCTATAGATATAGTAAGGCCCCTTGCTTAGGATTACGCTATCCAGTTGTAGGAAAACTTCGTTTAACGCACTGCAGGTTAAATACATATATCCATCAGGAGCATAACTAAAGCCGTCGGGCCAACGGAAGCTTGGATCCTTGAATAATGTGGTGATCTTTTTATCTGCATCGATCAGATTCACTGCAGAATGCTCCGCGTCGGTCACATATATGTTTCCGTTCTTATCAATACTGATCCCATCACTCATCGATTTTAAAGAATATTGTTCGACTTGTGCTGCGAGTTGAGCAGCAGTTAACGTAGAATCCCTTAAAACACTGGTTTTAGCACGATATAATTCGCCTGAAGTGAAAGGAGCAAAATATAACCATTCCCTATTTTGATCTAACGCGATAGAGTCTGCATTAAATATAATAGAAACTCCTGCTACTTGGAAAGGAGATCCGTTCACTACGATCTCGTTTCTTTCCCCAACGACGGAGACATGATCTTTCAAAAGGCGTCTTGCTTTTTTGTTTGTGATATCATATACCACGAGTCCTGGATCTGGGATCAAAGGACTTGTATCTGTGATAAATATTGTCTCTGTAACTGTATCAATTTGCATATCGTTGAACAAAGAATCCTTGGGAGCGATAGAAACTGGGAATTCAAACTCATGAATGGTCGTTCCAGTTTCAATATCGAAAGCATAAACCTTTGGTCTTGTTATTGCCAGATTGCCATAATCCAGGGTCCAAAGCCGATTTTTATCATCTACTCTGACTGAAAGAACTGTATTAAAATTTTTCTGAAAGTTTTGGTTCGGAAATGGAAGGACCTGGCCATTCTTTAACTCAGCAACTTTGATGGGTGGAGAACCTTGGGGAAAGAAGGAGAAGAAGAGCCTTCCGGATGCAGATGCGCTGATATTGCCAGGAGGACGATCTAACTGGATTACTTTTTCTAAAGAAGAATTCGGATACTTTGGTAACGTTGTCCTATCTTCTAAATTTCCTGTTTCGCATTTTACGATTGTAAAAACCAACGCAAAGACTATGGCCCATTTTTTTAACATAAAATTTTCTCCACTGCCTCATATCATAAGGCAAAAAAGAAAATGGTCGTCCGCATTGTTTAAGTCGAACGTCCGAATTTAAGAAGTCGGTCTTATACTTAAAATCGTAACTTACAACTTTCTTATTTCTTAAAGTACTAGTATACGATGTAAACTTGTGTTCACATGAAAAAGAACGGGATTATAGGATCGAATTACCTTGTACTTATATGCGTCTTACATTTCGCAAAACCACTTATTCGCATAATATTGAGATCGTTATAATTAGAAACTAAAATGATATGTACTTCCCATTCCAAAATTATAATTTGCTTGGAACTAGAACATATACCTCCTATACTGTCATAGTTACTTCCGAGCATATTGTGATGACTTCCTCGGACCTAAGTGATGCGAATTATTATCTTTTCACTATTTAAATAAAAACGGGGCTTTCTATGCGTGAAAACCAAGTAAAGGTATACGGCTACAGATGGGTGATTCTTGGTCTATACGCACTCATTACGGCGATTATCCAAATCCAATGGCTGACTTTTGCGCCTATAGCCAGAGAAGCTAAAGTATTTTACGATGTTTCAAGCCTTCAAATAGATCTTCTCTCCCTCATTTTTATGGGAGTATTCGTGTTAATGGCGATCCCTGCTTCTTATATCATCGATACTTACGGAATTAAGATCGGAGTAGGAGTAGGCGCTGTTCTTACTGGAATTTTCTCCTTAAGCAAAGGAGTTTACGCAGATAATTTTAACATAGTGATCGCATCTCAAATCGGTTTAGCGATCGCACAACCTTTCATATTAAACGCAGTCACAAAAGTCAGCGTTCAATGGTTCCCAATTACTGAAAGAGCGACCGCAGTAGCAATCGGAACCTTAGCGCAATTTGTAGGTATCATTTTAGTAATGGCGATCACTCCTAGAATGTTAGGAGAAGTGAATCCAAATCCTCAAGAGATCCCCGGAATTCTTTTAAATTATGGATTAGTAGCTATGGTTGGAGCTGTAGTTTTCTTGGCGTTCTTTAAAGAGAAACCTCCAACTGCTCCTGATAATTCAAATCTGCGAGATTCTAAATTTAAAGTATTCGAAGGTTTAAAACATATCTTAAGCCAAAAAGATATGAGAAAATCTCTGCTTCTATTCCTGATTGGTTTAGGAGTATTTAATGCAGTCAGCACTTGTATAGACCAGATCTGCGAAACAAAACATCTGAACATGACCCAGTCCGGAGAAATTGCAGGAATGATGTTAATGTCAGGAATTATCGCAGGCATTTTCGTTCCATTAATCTCAGATAAGATTGGTAAAAGGCAACCTTTCTTAGTGATCTCTATGGCAGGATTTTTGCCTGGAATGTTATTATTCTCCTTAGCGAATGATTATACATTAGTATTAACTGGAGCATTCTTGATTGGATTCTTCTTACTCGGGATCGGTGCTCCAATCGGATTCCAATATTGCGCAGAGATCACTTCTCCGGCACCCGAATCATCTTCTCAAGGACTTTTACTTTGGATTGGGCAGATATCTGGGATCTTCTTTATCTTAGGTCTGAACTTTTTAGGAATTGATCTATTCTTAAAAATATTTATAGGTCTTGGAGTATTAAACTTAGCTTTGTCTTTCTTACTGAAAGAATCTCCTTTGATGTTAGGAGCAAAAGTACAAGAGAATTCTCTCTCCAGAAAATAAATAAAAAAAGGTCCGTCGGAATTACTCCGACGGACGGTTTAAGGTTTGCTATTCAATGGATCAAGTCGTTTCAGTATGTGATCCGATTTGAAGAAATTCGTTCCAAAAATTTTCGGTAATTTTTAGCGTTACGTCTTCCTCTGATCTGATCTTGTATCATATTCCAAATCAAAGAACCTGGTAGCCTAGGTTCTTTTCCTTCTCCCATTCTTCTAAACTGAAGACGGATCGCGGACATCTTAGAAAGTGAATTTAATGCAGGATTAGAAAGTTTTGGTATTTCTATAGAGACCTTTTCTATTTTTCCAGAAAGTAATCCATTTACGAATGTAGGATGAAATGCAAAAGGTGCAGCGATCCCAACTAAGTCTGCTTCTTTGGAAATAATAGCTTCTTCCATTACAGATTTGCTTCTGAATCCTCCGGTTACTAGTAGAGGAATTTTAGTGATCTCTTTTGCCTTTTTAGCAAAATCTAAAAAGTAAGCTTCTCTTTTGTTTGTGCCTGTTCCTTGCATCGCAGGAGATTCATAATTCCCCCCTGAAATTTCCAGAAGATCCAAACCGATCGGTTCGAGCATTTTGATTACTTGGATAGAATCTTCTTCTTGGAAACCTCCACCTTGGAAGTCCGCAGAATTTAATTTAACTCCAATTCCAAAATCGGATCGAACAGATGCTTTAATACCTTTTAGAACTTCCAAAAGGAACCTGGTCCGATTTTCCAAAGAACCACCCCATTCATCTTTTCTAATATTAGTAATTGGAGAAAGGAACTGATTTAATAAATATCCATGAGCAGAATGAACTTCTACTCCGTTAAACCCTGCCTTTTCGGCTATGACAGCAGCATCTATGAATTTTTGGATGAGGACTTTGATCTCTTCTCCCCTTAATTCTCTTGGTTCTCCAAAAACTTTGGCGAACATTCTGCCAGGTATATGAACTTTTATTGGAGAAGGTGCAACAGGTGTTTCAGTAATAAAACCAAATGTTTGCCTTCCTGGATGATTGATCTGCATCCAAATTTTGGATTCGCCGGATTGGCCAATCTCTGCCCATTTTTTTAGGGGAGAAAGATCCATGTCTTTTCTTAAGATCACATTGCCCGGACCTGTTAGTCCATTTACGTCCACCATTACGTTTCCGGTAAGAAGAAGTCCCGCGCCTGATTGGGACCATCTTTCATAAAGTTTGAATAATCTTTGGCTAGGAAGAAATTCCTTATCCGAAAGACCTTCTTCCATAGATGCTTTAACAATTCTGTTTTTGAGTATTTGGCCGTTTGGAAGTTTATATTCGGATGAAATTCCTTCCTTTGATAATGCCTGGATCATAAAATTCTCACTCACAATTTCCTACCATTCGGTATTTATTTGACTGTGCTGGTCAATAAAAATTCCTACCGGTTGGTATTTATTTTTAGGAAATTTGGAGAATTAGTTTGACGGGCCAAAGAAAAATGTAGAATCAGAAGCAGGAATGAAACTGAACAAATCTAAGCCTGGCTGGAAAAAAATGCCGGAGGAGGTTCGAAAGGAATCTATCCTTCAGGCAGCCATGCAATGTTTCTTTAGCAAGGGTTTCGAAAGGACCTCTGTTCAGGACATAGCGGATGCGGCCGGACTCACAAAAGGTGGGATCTATTTCCATTTCGAAAGCAAAGAAGAGATCAGAGACACTCTCATCCAAAACTTTTTATCTTGGGAAAGGTTCGGATTCGAAGAACCCGAAGTAAAAGCGCTTCCTCCTCATCTGCGCTTGGTAGAATATTTAGAAAGACTCGCAAACCGTCTGGCAGTGGAAGGAAATTGCAGCCCTCGCCTATTTGCAGAAGCGACTGCTTGCGGCGCAATGGAAAAAGAAATATTAAGTTTTTATGATTCTTTAGAAAAACTTTTCGCTAAGACGATTAAAGAATCTCAGGAAAATGGTAAGATCAGAGAAGATCTTTCACCAGAACTTTCTGCCAGGACATTACTCGCACTTTTTGACGGATTGCAGATACAGTCAGATATTTCTAATAAGAGAGCTTTACAGACTGTCGGAAGAGAAGTCCTAAAAGTGTTTATGAAATCTATGTTATTCCTTCCTCAGGATAACTGCGAAATTTGAGGAATGTTCTTTGGTCGGAGTTTTTCAAACTTTGATCGGAAGATAAATACTCACTAACAAGAAAGCTAATGAGATCAAGATCGCCATCAGTGGTCTGATAATCCGATAAAATTTCCAAAGTTTCAATTCGAATCGTTTGTTCTTCATCTCTATATATTAGAGAACAAACGAATGATCTAGGACTTACATTTTCAAAAAAAAATTTATAATCCCTTGAGTGAGGGATAAAAGATCTATATCAGATTATTTTAATTCTTTATGTCTTTTTCTGATCCAGAGTCCGTACACAATTCCGACAGAAAATCCGGATACGATTACTATAATTAGAATTGGGTCCATCTTCTTCCCAGATTTACAATTGATCTAGGTTTTGCAAATCTTACTTGTTTCTGCTTGTTACAGAAGTCATCTCAAGATTGACGCCAGCAACTTGTAAGTATGTCCAATCGGTACTTTGAGTCGGGGCTATTCCTACAGTTCCGATAGAACCTGAATCCCCAACGGCTACGATTCGGTTTAGTTTTGAACTATAAGCCGCAGACATCCAATCATTATATCCGCTGCTGCCTCCGCAAGTATCCAGAGTACTGAAAGAGGTCCAAGACGTTCCTTGGTTAGAAGAATATGCCCATTTGCAATTTGGGCCAAATGTGTAAATATTTCCTGATGAATCGCTCGCAAAACCGTTCGGTCTAGCATTTGTTCCAAAACCTGTAGCTACAGAAATAGGCCAAGTTCCGTTGGCGTTCATTTTGGAACTCACGGATACAGAATCACCACCTCTAGTTCCAACCAAATAGAAATCATTCGAGCGAGATTTGAAAAATTGGAATGTAGTCATCTCATAAGGAGAAGCAGTCGGAGGATTCCAAACTATGGAACCTATGGAGCTTCCAGAAGGAGGAAATGATTCCAGAGCATTAATGGTAGCTGCAGGATTATATCTTAAGATAGCTGTATAGGATCCAACTTCCATGGAACAATACACTGTATTATTATAAATTGAAATTAAACAAGAAGCATCGTATGATCCGTAATCTACGTCTGCTATATCTTCTATTACAGTCCAGGTAACTCCGTTCGAACTTTGGATCATATATAATGTTTCGCCGGAAGAGTAGGCAAACTTGGAACCTGTTGCGATAAACTTATTCACCCCTCCGACTGAACCGTAAGAGATGGTACGTAATGGTAGATTCCCTTGAGTTGGATATGTAGCAGAATTCGGACAGGCAACTCGAGTCCAGGTCACTGCATCGGGACTTGTCCAAAGCCCACAGTTATTTGTTCTGCTTGTAAAATCACCAGTAGTCGTTCCTACTGCGACGAATAAACCATTTCCATAAGTGACTGAATACAAGCTCCCTCCGGAACAATCCGGAAAAGTGGAAGACCCAACACTCGCAGTCCATGCAATCCCATCTTTACTAGTCCATAAAGAGCAAGCTACACCTACAGCTACAAACTCATTGGCATTATCAGTCGGTCCGAGTTGGTTGGATAATGTCAGATCCAAGCCAAGGCCCACTAAAGATTGGGAAGCATCTATATTCACTTCCTTAGCTTGGTTGCAATATAAGATCTGAAAGATACTTAGTAATAGAACGATACGTTTCATGCCCGGGCCTTTACTTAATAACAAATTTCCTTAGGATCTTTCCCATCTTTTTTTGGGATAAATAGAGTCCATTTATGTCGAATTTTGTAGAGTTTGTTCCAGATTAGTTTAGGGTTCCAACTTGTAATCAGGCTCTAGGATACGAGGGCAATGGCTGAAAATTGTCCCTAAATAATGTCTGGCTAAAGAATGAAAGACCCATTCTCCTGCGGTATTTTGCACTTCTGCAGAACCGATTTCAGAAAAACCATTTTTCTGAAAGAAAGAATCTAAGCTCCAATCTTCTTCCCCAGGGATCACTTGTACTTTTAACATAGCGTAGAAGGTACCTGAATCCGGGTCGAATCTAAATACGATGGATCTACCACCTAATGGATTTCGAATGGAGAAGGTGGCCCATTTTGCCTTGGGCCCAGAACCTTCGGACTTTAAATCATACAATTCGTATTGTAAATCTTTCTCGTCCCCGAAAAACTCATGAAAAGCAGAACGAAATGCATCTCCAAATTCCAATTGAGTTGGGAAATAAGAATCTTCCGAAGGATCCATAGTACTGATTTTTGGAAAGTCGAATACACCATCAAGTTTTTAGAGAAATGGATCTTAGGAAAATAAACGAGATGTTATCTTTTTTTGAGAATCTGGCCGAAATAAAAAACATGAGCTGGAAAAAATCCAAGATCTATCTATTTCAAATTTTTTCCTTAATCATGCTCGGCGGAATTTTCTTTTTATCCGAATCGATCTTGCCCAAAGATCTTTCCGGAATTTATAAAGAATACGTAGTCCAAGATTTCGAGACTGAAGTTTTCGGAGAAGAAAACGTAAAAGCAAAATTGGGTCCTGATTTCAGTCCGGAAGTAAGGATCTCCACTGTATTTAGAACTCCAGAAAGAGAATCCGAAAAATCTTTGTATGTAGAACTGAGCGCTGAAAAAAACCAATCCTTTCAGATCTTATTCAAAAAACCTTGGTCCTCTAAAGAATTCGTGAAAGAATTCAAGTTTCATGTTTATGCAAATGATGGTGGTGGTTCTCTTTTTGTTTTGGTAAGAGATTCCAGTTTAGATCAAAAAAAGATATTACTCACACATTTTAATTTTTCAGGTTGGAAAGTATTATCCTTAGACATCACTCGTAAAGTGAGACAAGACGATCTAGTCACTCATCAAAATTCTGAACTTGTATTCTTAGGATTTTTATACGAAGCTCCTTTCGAAAGAAAAAGAGGTACTAGAGAAGTTTTCGTAATAGATGATATTCTTGCGAAGACGAGACCTAAATATCTTTTGTTTCCAGGCGAGAAGGCCTTAGTAAAATAATATTTGCTAATCTAAATTCGCGAGTCCCAAATCTTTTCTCGCTGGGTAAGAGTTCCTTCTTCTCTCAAAATATTCCCAGTCTGCATTCTTCCAAGATTCTCTTAATTTCTGATCTTCTTCTTTTAAAAAAGTTTCAGTAGAGATTGGCTGATTCGATTTCAAAAATTTTGAAAGTGGAGGAAGTTTGTTTTCTTTATATAGAATGCATAACTTCTCCGCAAGCTTATATGTGCCAAGTAATCTTCCTAGTTGGCTATAACCTGCGATATGAGGAGTGAAAATTGAATTTTCTAAACTCGCCATTTGTTCTGCAATTTTTCCTTTAGGAGGTTCCGGATAAAACACGTCCATTACCTTATATAGATCTGTTCTATCCAAAATAGTTTGAAAAGTTTCTTCCGACCAAACTTCTCCTCTACTTGTGTTTATAAGAAGTGTATCTTCTTTCAATTTGGAAATTTTATCTTTGTCCAGTATATTCACTGTTGGATAAGGGCCATTAGCAGTAAGAGGGACATGAAGACTTACAATAGAACATTTTAATATCTCATCCAAAGGTTGAGAATGATCCTTGATAAAGGGGTCGTTATAGATATATGGGACCTTCTTCTCTTCTAAAATTTTGGCGAATGTTTTGCCCGTATTTCCGAAGCCGATGATGCCAACTTTCTTTTTTCTAAGTTCTTCTTCCGAAAAAAAATGAAGAAGAGAGACCCAACAATATTCAGCAACAGAACCCGCATTGCTTCCTGGAGAATTAATGAATACTCTGGATTCTTTTTTTAGATCCGAAAAATTCACATGATCTGTTCCAGAACTCACTGTTGCAAAAATTTTTACGCTAGGAAACATCCGACAGGTCTCTTGATTTACCTTGAGTCTAGTATTTGCAATTAATACAGTAGGTTTAAACTTTTCGATCTCTTCTGGGGATTTGGCAGGATATGATCTTACATCTAAGTTCCGGAAATGAGAAAAAATTTCCGAAGCCCCGACGGTTCCTTCCGGATAAAAAAGAATAGGAAGAGACATGAAGGAATCATTTAAAAAAGGACCTGAATCGCCAATTTATTTTCCGTAAAAACTCTTGCCTTCTCACACCCGATCAATACCTTCAATGCTTCCAACCGGTAAATATTTCAAATGTTAGAACGTTTAAAAGAAATCCCCCCGAAAATCTGGCTTTTTGCCTCTGGTTTTTTAATCCTTATAGTATTGATTGTATTCCTTCTCTGGGAGCCAGGTTCGGCCGGCAGAGAATTTGGTTTTGATGGAGGAGATTCTCCAGGCTTTACTGTAACTCAAAACGAGAATGGAGAATGGATTATCAATCCAGAGATCATGGCTACTTCTCGCGAATTATATAAAGACGGCCAATGGTTAAGCTATGATGAGATCTTAAAGTATGCTGCAAATGGAGAATTGGATCTTGTATCTTCTCTTTGGGAATTGAGAAGGAAATGTCCTGCAGATTATACCCCAGAACAATGTAATGAAATAGTAAAAGCATTTATCTTAGAACAATATCCTGGAGCGGATGGAGAAAGGCTCGTTGGTCTTTTTAGGAAATATCTTTCTTATGAGATGGTATTAAGAGAATTCGAACAACCTAAAGGCAAAAGCCAGGAAGAAATTTACGAAATCATAAAGAAGAAGAGAAGAGAACTTTTTTCAGACCAAGATGCTAAACTGATCTTTGGATTAGAAGAAGCGGAGAAGGAGTTCCAATATGGATATGACCAATTCCTGAGCGAAGTCAAAAATCTTCCTGGAGATAAAAAGCTCGCGAGATATGAAGAATATCGTAAGGGAGTTTATGGAAATTATTATAATACGATCTATAAAAGAGAGCCTAAGTTCAATAAATACGAAACTGAACTTTATTTTAAAGAAACAGATCTGAACAAATTATCCGCTGCAGAAAAAGATCCTCAGGTGCGTGCAATCCGAGAAAAATATTTCGGAAAAGACGGAGCTGACAGGATCGAAAAAGTCTTAAAAGAGATTGATGCAGAAAAGAAGAGAGAAGATCAAACCGCACAAGAAGAACAAACTTGGCTCAAAGCTCATCCGACTGCAAGACCTGAAGAAAGAGATAAAGCTTTGAATGAGATCAGAGTTAAAATTTTAGGCCAAGAAGAAGCAGAGGCTTATGGTAGAAGAAAAGCCTTAGAAGAAGACCAAAGACGTTTGCAAGGCAAATGATCCGGTTTTCCAGAAATCCGATCCGTCCATTCTTATACCTGATCGGAATTGCGTCCGGAATCCTTTTCGGAATGGAGCCCTTCGAATTTTTTCCAGCGGGAGGGCTCTCCGCGTTATGTGCCTATATTCTATTTTTGGAATTAAGAGAGTGGAAACTTAAATCTGCTATTTTCTGGCTATTAGGACTCTCTCAGGTCATTAACCTGATCGTGTTTTTTTGGATCCCCTCCTCTATTTCTGCAATTTCAGGAGCAGGCGCTGGCATTTCCTGGATCCTATTTCTCGTGTATGGGATCTTCTCTCATTTTAAACTAATCATCTTTTACTTGGGATGGAATTTTAGTTTATTATTATATAATAAGTATATAAACTCTCCGGAAAGATTTACCATATTCGGTTGGTTGATTTTTCCGATTTGGGGAGTTTTATCCGATCTGATCATGCCTCAACTGTTTCCTTGGTACTGGGGAAATTTAGCCGAAGGAAATCTTTCTTTTTCTCAAATCGCATCTTGGACTGGAATATTTGGAGTAGGATTTTTTCTACTCTTAGGAAGTTCCTCTTTAGTATTGATCAGAAATCCTTCCCTAAAAAGATACGGGATAGCTGGGATCCTTATCTTTGGGATAGTCTGGACTTTAGGAAGTTTCAGACTTTATTCTGCTCCTGATTATACTGTTCCAAATTCCACTCCTGCAATAGAAGATGGGATCTTAAAACTTTCAGGAGTTCTAATACAACCAAACACTAGTCCTGGTAAAAGAGAATTAGCTGAAAATCCTGAATTTGTAGGACAAACAATTAGCACAAGTCTCGAATTGGGCCTTCGTTCTTCTTTGGAAACTTCTCCGCCTCCCGATCTTTTATTTTTGCCTGAGTCTGCGATTCCATTTCATGGAACAATTCCGAATGAAAATCCGGGACAAGGAGTGTATTCTTCTACATTCCATGGCGCTCTAATGTATCTAACTTACAAATCAGGTGCAGATATTTTATACAATGAATTGAATCGTTTTCCGGAAGGTTTAAAAAATCAGGTAACACTTCTTTCTTCTTCCAATGGAGAGGTAGAACGTTACGATAAAAGAAGATTACTTGCTTTCGGAGAATATATTCCTTTCGAGTCTACATTTCCTTTTTTAAGAAAACTGTTTAAGGAAACTTCCTTTTATATAACTGGAGGAGATCCTAAACCTCTTATTGGAAATCGTTCCTTGAGAAGAGAAAGAATTCCTTCTTTACCTACAGAAGAGGAGACTCCTTTGATCCAAAATCCGGATCATTTTCGTCCAATTTTAACCAGCTCAGGTAAAGAAGAAAATGTTTCCTATCAGATCTTACCTTTGATCTGTTATGAGGCAATGTTTTCCTATCTTGTAAGAGATTCAGTAAAATTCGCTTCTAAGAATACATATACTTTTTTTGTAAATCCTACGAATGATTCTTGGTTCTCTTCAGATATAGAAGCTTGGCAACATGCAGGAGCTGTTCGATTTAGAGCAATAGAATTTGGGCTTACTTTAGTACGCCCTGCAGTCACAGGAATTTCACTCGCAGTGGATCCGTATGGCAGAAATTTAAATCATCCAACAAGATATGGAGAAAAAGATACCAGATCCTTCCTGCTTCCAGCTACAAAATTGAAAGAAGGCGGAAATACATTCTATTCCGAATGGGGAAATCTTCCTTTTTATCTATATACTATTCTGGTATTCACGTTATTCTTTCTTGTAGGAAAAAAGGCATTTTTCAAAACTAAGGGTTAGCTCCAAGGGGGATCTTTGTTAGAACATACATTCTGCCATCTCCCTGGTATCGATGTGATCGAAGAAGGGAAACTCTGGGACCAAGGAATTCTTCATTGGGATGAACTCAGAGAAGTATTAAAAGAAAAAGTAAAGTCTCCTTCCGATATGCATTCCAGATTATTATTGGACTCTCTGGATTTTTCTAGAAAGGAAATGAATAGAAAGAACTGGGATTATTTTTTCTTCGCTCTACCCAGCCAACAAAAATGGAGATTATTCCCAATCATCCGAGAAAATCTTCTCTATTTAGATATTGAAACTTCCGGTTTAGGTAATGGTGATTTCGTAACCGTTGTAGGAACTTATGACGGTAAAGATTTCAAAACATATCTTAGAGGAAGGAATATGGATGATTTTCCTGAAGAACTTTCTTCTTCTCATGTTTTTGTAACTTATAATGGTGCGGCATTCGATGTTCCTTTTTTAGAAAGAGAATTCGGTAAAAAATTCAAGAACCGTCATTTGGATCTAATGTATATTCTGAGAAGTCTCGGGATCAAAGGTGGTTTGAAAGGTTGCGAGAAGGCCTTAGGTATAAAAAGAGACCTTCCTTATGAAGTAAATGGTGCGGATGCAGTTCGATTATGGTGGCAGTATGTTCAGTACGATGACCAAGACGCATTAGATCTTCTTTTAAAATATAATAAAGAAGATGTGGTTAACCTAGAACTTTTGTTTATTAAAGCCTATAACTTAAAAATCAAAGAAACTCGCTTTTTCGGAGAAGTTATCCCTGAGATTTAAGTCGCGGAGTGTTTTAAACCTCAGGTGTATTAGCGATCCAACGATAAGTTTCATAAGGTGGTTCTGTTTCTATAATTTCGACCCAGCCTTTGCCTATAAACTTACGAACCATAGAATGTAAGATCGCCATTGCAGTATTATAATATCCTGAATGAGCAACCTTCTCCCCCATAGCCTCTAAAGTTAAAGCGGATAGATCGTATTCTTTTTCCTTAAGCCTGCGGATCACACCTCTTTCCAATATTTGTAATGTTTTATGAAGAAGTTTAATTGCCTTTTGAGGAGACTCTGGCTCTGGTCCATGAGCTGGCAATAGTCTACGAATACTCATCTTAGA
Coding sequences within:
- a CDS encoding NAD(P)-dependent oxidoreductase, which encodes MSLPILFYPEGTVGASEIFSHFRNLDVRSYPAKSPEEIEKFKPTVLIANTRLKVNQETCRMFPSVKIFATVSSGTDHVNFSDLKKESRVFINSPGSNAGSVAEYCWVSLLHFFSEEELRKKKVGIIGFGNTGKTFAKILEEKKVPYIYNDPFIKDHSQPLDEILKCSIVSLHVPLTANGPYPTVNILDKDKISKLKEDTLLINTSRGEVWSEETFQTILDRTDLYKVMDVFYPEPPKGKIAEQMASLENSIFTPHIAGYSQLGRLLGTYKLAEKLCILYKENKLPPLSKFLKSNQPISTETFLKEEDQKLRESWKNADWEYFERRRNSYPARKDLGLANLD
- a CDS encoding NADH:flavin oxidoreductase/NADH oxidase family protein, with product MSENFMIQALSKEGISSEYKLPNGQILKNRIVKASMEEGLSDKEFLPSQRLFKLYERWSQSGAGLLLTGNVMVDVNGLTGPGNVILRKDMDLSPLKKWAEIGQSGESKIWMQINHPGRQTFGFITETPVAPSPIKVHIPGRMFAKVFGEPRELRGEEIKVLIQKFIDAAVIAEKAGFNGVEVHSAHGYLLNQFLSPITNIRKDEWGGSLENRTRFLLEVLKGIKASVRSDFGIGVKLNSADFQGGGFQEEDSIQVIKMLEPIGLDLLEISGGNYESPAMQGTGTNKREAYFLDFAKKAKEITKIPLLVTGGFRSKSVMEEAIISKEADLVGIAAPFAFHPTFVNGLLSGKIEKVSIEIPKLSNPALNSLSKMSAIRLQFRRMGEGKEPRLPGSLIWNMIQDQIRGRRNAKNYRKFLERISSNRITY
- a CDS encoding L-dopachrome tautomerase-related protein codes for the protein MLKKWAIVFALVFTIVKCETGNLEDRTTLPKYPNSSLEKVIQLDRPPGNISASASGRLFFSFFPQGSPPIKVAELKNGQVLPFPNQNFQKNFNTVLSVRVDDKNRLWTLDYGNLAITRPKVYAFDIETGTTIHEFEFPVSIAPKDSLFNDMQIDTVTETIFITDTSPLIPDPGLVVYDITNKKARRLLKDHVSVVGERNEIVVNGSPFQVAGVSIIFNADSIALDQNREWLYFAPFTSGELYRAKTSVLRDSTLTAAQLAAQVEQYSLKSMSDGISIDKNGNIYVTDAEHSAVNLIDADKKITTLFKDPSFRWPDGFSYAPDGYMYLTCSALNEVFLQLDSVILSKGPYYIYRFKPEAEGIIGR
- a CDS encoding MFS transporter, which gives rise to MRENQVKVYGYRWVILGLYALITAIIQIQWLTFAPIAREAKVFYDVSSLQIDLLSLIFMGVFVLMAIPASYIIDTYGIKIGVGVGAVLTGIFSLSKGVYADNFNIVIASQIGLAIAQPFILNAVTKVSVQWFPITERATAVAIGTLAQFVGIILVMAITPRMLGEVNPNPQEIPGILLNYGLVAMVGAVVFLAFFKEKPPTAPDNSNLRDSKFKVFEGLKHILSQKDMRKSLLLFLIGLGVFNAVSTCIDQICETKHLNMTQSGEIAGMMLMSGIIAGIFVPLISDKIGKRQPFLVISMAGFLPGMLLFSLANDYTLVLTGAFLIGFFLLGIGAPIGFQYCAEITSPAPESSSQGLLLWIGQISGIFFILGLNFLGIDLFLKIFIGLGVLNLALSFLLKESPLMLGAKVQENSLSRK
- a CDS encoding TetR/AcrR family transcriptional regulator, with translation MKLNKSKPGWKKMPEEVRKESILQAAMQCFFSKGFERTSVQDIADAAGLTKGGIYFHFESKEEIRDTLIQNFLSWERFGFEEPEVKALPPHLRLVEYLERLANRLAVEGNCSPRLFAEATACGAMEKEILSFYDSLEKLFAKTIKESQENGKIREDLSPELSARTLLALFDGLQIQSDISNKRALQTVGREVLKVFMKSMLFLPQDNCEI
- a CDS encoding flagellar assembly protein FlaA; the encoded protein is MSWKKSKIYLFQIFSLIMLGGIFFLSESILPKDLSGIYKEYVVQDFETEVFGEENVKAKLGPDFSPEVRISTVFRTPERESEKSLYVELSAEKNQSFQILFKKPWSSKEFVKEFKFHVYANDGGGSLFVLVRDSSLDQKKILLTHFNFSGWKVLSLDITRKVRQDDLVTHQNSELVFLGFLYEAPFERKRGTREVFVIDDILAKTRPKYLLFPGEKALVK